In the Hemitrygon akajei chromosome 7, sHemAka1.3, whole genome shotgun sequence genome, one interval contains:
- the sertad4 gene encoding SERTA domain-containing protein 4 isoform X2, whose product MTLVISMSRLCDLPTEERSDIPEYVPIWEESFSKTAAISNQTKYGEPTAESSCKGISNFLTTSKIAYFKRKYVEDEDLHPPAHSCCQRARTLVASEDRTHILRLSLEKLRLIEDPEVFLRRSVLINNLLKRIRGEMQNDWYLSACSFGEARPSDWFGSPESTYRKRLRIAKEYESSLHDCCFYQECGNQYSIIPFSVYNGERVASTLPSCSHQGIDCSEVYGAHSAHPRIQLTTSAGSDIYQNIEKNCDKEINKEDERQRESSTEKHTSSEKALSHVRSDKEVDCTATDFRNDGIVSPESALDPDILKQYVGDHKLCCVKETKLEPACFAMATTNSLTSLAKSTCRVSDTY is encoded by the exons ATGACATTGGTGATTTCGATGAGCAGATTATGCGATCTTCCCACTGAAGAACGTTCAGATATCCCGGAGTACGTCCCCATCTGGGAAGAATCTTTCAGCAAAACCGCAGCGATTTCAAACCAGACTAAATACGGAGAGCCCACAG CAGAATCCTCTTGCAAAGGAATTTCAAATTTTCTAACAACGTCCAAGATAGCATACTTCAAACGGAAATATGTGGAAGATGAAGATCTTCATCCACCTGCTCACAGCTGCTGCCAAAGG GCACGGACCTTGGTTGCTTCAGAGGATCGTACCCACATACTTCGTTTATCACTGGAAAAATTAAGGCTTATTGAAGATCCTGAAGTATTTTTGCGGCGATCAGTACTGATCAACAATTTACTGAAACGGATCCGAGGCGAGATGCAGAATGACTGGTATTTGTCTGCCTGCTCTTTTGGGGAGGCACGACCCAGTGATTGGTTCGGATCACCAGAATCCACATACAGGAAAAGGCTGCGGATTGCCAAGGAGTATGAGAGTAGCCTGCACGACTGCTGCTTTTACCAGGAATGTGGCAACCAATATTCAATAATACCTTTCTCTGTTTATAATGGGGAAAGAGTTGCCTCCACTCTGCCCAGTTGCTCCCACCAGGGCATAGACTGCTCTGAAGTTTATGGAGCCCATAGTGCACATCCCAGAATTCAACTGACAACCAGTGCAGGGTCTGACATTTATCAGAACATTGAAAAAAATTGTGATAAGGAAATTAACAAAGAAGATGAGCGTCAAAGGGAAAGCAGCACAGAGAAGCATACTTCCAGTGAAAAGGCCCTTTCGCACGTGCGCAGCGATAAGGAAGTTGATTGCACAGCAACTGACTTCAGAAACGATGGGATAGTCTCTCCTGAATCTGCGTTGGATCCTGACATACTAAAGCAATATGTAGGTGATCACAAACTTTGTTGTGTAAAGGAAACAAAACTAGAGCCAGCTTGCTTTGCAATGGCTACAACCAACAGTTTGACAAGCCTAGCAAAGAGTACGTGCAGAGTCAGTGACACTTATTAG
- the sertad4 gene encoding SERTA domain-containing protein 4 isoform X3, which translates to MTLVISMSRLCDLPTEERSDIPEYVPIWEESFSKTAAISNQTKYGEPTESSCKGISNFLTTSKIAYFKRKYVEDEDLHPPAHSCCQRARTLVASEDRTHILRLSLEKLRLIEDPEVFLRRSVLINNLLKRIRGEMQNDWYLSACSFGEARPSDWFGSPESTYRKRLRIAKEYESSLHDCCFYQECGNQYSIIPFSVYNGERVASTLPSCSHQGIDCSEVYGAHSAHPRIQLTTSAGSDIYQNIEKNCDKEINKEDERQRESSTEKHTSSEKALSHVRSDKEVDCTATDFRNDGIVSPESALDPDILKQYVGDHKLCCVKETKLEPACFAMATTNSLTSLAKSTCRVSDTY; encoded by the exons ATGACATTGGTGATTTCGATGAGCAGATTATGCGATCTTCCCACTGAAGAACGTTCAGATATCCCGGAGTACGTCCCCATCTGGGAAGAATCTTTCAGCAAAACCGCAGCGATTTCAAACCAGACTAAATACGGAGAGCCCACAG AATCCTCTTGCAAAGGAATTTCAAATTTTCTAACAACGTCCAAGATAGCATACTTCAAACGGAAATATGTGGAAGATGAAGATCTTCATCCACCTGCTCACAGCTGCTGCCAAAGG GCACGGACCTTGGTTGCTTCAGAGGATCGTACCCACATACTTCGTTTATCACTGGAAAAATTAAGGCTTATTGAAGATCCTGAAGTATTTTTGCGGCGATCAGTACTGATCAACAATTTACTGAAACGGATCCGAGGCGAGATGCAGAATGACTGGTATTTGTCTGCCTGCTCTTTTGGGGAGGCACGACCCAGTGATTGGTTCGGATCACCAGAATCCACATACAGGAAAAGGCTGCGGATTGCCAAGGAGTATGAGAGTAGCCTGCACGACTGCTGCTTTTACCAGGAATGTGGCAACCAATATTCAATAATACCTTTCTCTGTTTATAATGGGGAAAGAGTTGCCTCCACTCTGCCCAGTTGCTCCCACCAGGGCATAGACTGCTCTGAAGTTTATGGAGCCCATAGTGCACATCCCAGAATTCAACTGACAACCAGTGCAGGGTCTGACATTTATCAGAACATTGAAAAAAATTGTGATAAGGAAATTAACAAAGAAGATGAGCGTCAAAGGGAAAGCAGCACAGAGAAGCATACTTCCAGTGAAAAGGCCCTTTCGCACGTGCGCAGCGATAAGGAAGTTGATTGCACAGCAACTGACTTCAGAAACGATGGGATAGTCTCTCCTGAATCTGCGTTGGATCCTGACATACTAAAGCAATATGTAGGTGATCACAAACTTTGTTGTGTAAAGGAAACAAAACTAGAGCCAGCTTGCTTTGCAATGGCTACAACCAACAGTTTGACAAGCCTAGCAAAGAGTACGTGCAGAGTCAGTGACACTTATTAG
- the sertad4 gene encoding uncharacterized protein sertad4 isoform X1, translating to MQHQQSAVVVDALQTNFSTKTYVAQKKLYNQCVNSSRSLAVISVWQYNEAESSCKGISNFLTTSKIAYFKRKYVEDEDLHPPAHSCCQRARTLVASEDRTHILRLSLEKLRLIEDPEVFLRRSVLINNLLKRIRGEMQNDWYLSACSFGEARPSDWFGSPESTYRKRLRIAKEYESSLHDCCFYQECGNQYSIIPFSVYNGERVASTLPSCSHQGIDCSEVYGAHSAHPRIQLTTSAGSDIYQNIEKNCDKEINKEDERQRESSTEKHTSSEKALSHVRSDKEVDCTATDFRNDGIVSPESALDPDILKQYVGDHKLCCVKETKLEPACFAMATTNSLTSLAKSTCRVSDTY from the exons ATGCAGCATCAACAGAGTGCAGTGGTGGTTGACGCATTGCAAACCAATTTCAGCACAAAGACATATGTTGCACAAAAAAAACTTTACAATCAGTGTGTTAACAGTAGTAGATCTCTGGCAGTGATCTCAGTCTGGCAATATAATGAAG CAGAATCCTCTTGCAAAGGAATTTCAAATTTTCTAACAACGTCCAAGATAGCATACTTCAAACGGAAATATGTGGAAGATGAAGATCTTCATCCACCTGCTCACAGCTGCTGCCAAAGG GCACGGACCTTGGTTGCTTCAGAGGATCGTACCCACATACTTCGTTTATCACTGGAAAAATTAAGGCTTATTGAAGATCCTGAAGTATTTTTGCGGCGATCAGTACTGATCAACAATTTACTGAAACGGATCCGAGGCGAGATGCAGAATGACTGGTATTTGTCTGCCTGCTCTTTTGGGGAGGCACGACCCAGTGATTGGTTCGGATCACCAGAATCCACATACAGGAAAAGGCTGCGGATTGCCAAGGAGTATGAGAGTAGCCTGCACGACTGCTGCTTTTACCAGGAATGTGGCAACCAATATTCAATAATACCTTTCTCTGTTTATAATGGGGAAAGAGTTGCCTCCACTCTGCCCAGTTGCTCCCACCAGGGCATAGACTGCTCTGAAGTTTATGGAGCCCATAGTGCACATCCCAGAATTCAACTGACAACCAGTGCAGGGTCTGACATTTATCAGAACATTGAAAAAAATTGTGATAAGGAAATTAACAAAGAAGATGAGCGTCAAAGGGAAAGCAGCACAGAGAAGCATACTTCCAGTGAAAAGGCCCTTTCGCACGTGCGCAGCGATAAGGAAGTTGATTGCACAGCAACTGACTTCAGAAACGATGGGATAGTCTCTCCTGAATCTGCGTTGGATCCTGACATACTAAAGCAATATGTAGGTGATCACAAACTTTGTTGTGTAAAGGAAACAAAACTAGAGCCAGCTTGCTTTGCAATGGCTACAACCAACAGTTTGACAAGCCTAGCAAAGAGTACGTGCAGAGTCAGTGACACTTATTAG